Proteins from one Humidesulfovibrio mexicanus genomic window:
- the hutX gene encoding heme utilization cystosolic carrier protein HutX, whose product MPSEQITETVRARVRENPSLMPRGLAEELGVSEAEIIRSLPEDMRVEARAQDFETIWEVMCGWEKVTFIAVNPGVIVEVPCRLPKGRAAHGMFNLLDKNSPLGGHIFADTVAQIWLVSKPFFGLESHSVQFFDAAGGILFSVYAGRDERRAILDSVRTGFLALRARYEPSTGGAQ is encoded by the coding sequence ATGCCCAGCGAACAGATAACGGAAACGGTGCGCGCCCGCGTGCGCGAGAACCCCAGCCTCATGCCGCGCGGCCTGGCCGAGGAACTTGGCGTCAGCGAGGCGGAGATCATCCGCAGCCTGCCCGAGGACATGCGCGTGGAGGCCCGGGCGCAGGACTTCGAAACCATCTGGGAAGTAATGTGCGGCTGGGAGAAGGTCACCTTCATCGCCGTGAACCCGGGCGTCATCGTGGAGGTGCCCTGTCGGCTGCCCAAAGGCCGCGCCGCCCACGGCATGTTCAACCTGCTGGACAAGAACAGCCCCTTGGGCGGCCACATCTTCGCCGACACGGTGGCCCAAATCTGGCTGGTGTCCAAGCCGTTCTTCGGGCTTGAAAGCCACAGCGTCCAGTTCTTCGATGCCGCGGGCGGCATTCTGTTCTCGGTGTATGCGGGCCGCGACGAGCGCCGCGCCATCCTGGACTCTGTGCGCACAGGCTTCCTCGCCCTTCGCGCCCGCTACGAGCCTTCGACCGGAGGCGCGCAATGA
- a CDS encoding flavodoxin family protein: MKALVVYSSRTGNTRCVAEAVRDALHAVMPGGAELHPVESAPPPDGFTFIALGFWVDKGRPDDKALGYMARVNGHKVGFFGTMGANPDSDHGRGVLADARARLSDNEILCEFLCLGKIDPAVVSAMNAHHPMTPERTARIETARTHPDEADRLAAAQAFRVAANVLAETADAKEGAQ; the protein is encoded by the coding sequence ATGAAGGCGCTTGTGGTCTATTCCAGCCGCACGGGCAACACCCGCTGCGTGGCCGAGGCCGTGCGCGACGCGCTTCACGCCGTCATGCCCGGCGGCGCGGAGCTTCATCCCGTTGAAAGCGCCCCGCCGCCGGACGGCTTCACCTTCATCGCCCTGGGGTTCTGGGTGGACAAGGGGCGCCCGGACGACAAGGCCTTGGGGTACATGGCGCGCGTCAACGGCCACAAGGTGGGTTTCTTCGGCACCATGGGGGCCAACCCGGACTCCGACCACGGCCGGGGCGTACTGGCCGATGCCCGCGCGCGCCTCTCGGACAACGAGATCCTCTGCGAATTCCTCTGCCTGGGAAAAATCGACCCGGCCGTTGTTTCGGCCATGAATGCGCACCACCCCATGACCCCGGAGCGCACGGCACGCATAGAGACCGCCAGAACGCACCCGGATGAGGCCGATCGCCTTGCCGCGGCGCAGGCGTTTCGCGTTGCCGCGAACGTTCTTGCGGAAACAGCGGACGCCAAGGAGGGCGCACAATGA
- a CDS encoding pyridoxamine 5'-phosphate oxidase family protein, producing MRPMREEEMRGLVERAKWATICTVDESGAPYAIEATPFRLDGTICFMISPRGGTFRNVGRNDKVLLKYTATWDGVRGWAGVSCFGRGRFVADDALLVRGWAKLGLVLGQDFSAAAERFLGKEASPLFMVQVDHMTGRCSAKAGETLLLDAQEKALAEEPA from the coding sequence ATGAGGCCCATGCGCGAAGAAGAGATGCGCGGACTGGTGGAGCGGGCCAAATGGGCCACCATCTGCACCGTGGACGAGTCCGGAGCGCCCTACGCCATAGAGGCGACCCCCTTCCGGCTGGACGGCACGATCTGTTTCATGATCAGCCCGCGTGGCGGAACCTTCCGGAACGTGGGACGCAACGACAAGGTGCTGCTCAAATATACCGCCACCTGGGACGGCGTCAGGGGCTGGGCCGGGGTGAGCTGCTTCGGCCGGGGCCGTTTCGTCGCGGATGACGCCCTGCTCGTGCGAGGCTGGGCCAAGCTCGGCCTGGTGCTGGGGCAAGATTTCAGCGCTGCGGCGGAGCGCTTCCTCGGCAAGGAAGCCAGTCCCCTGTTCATGGTCCAGGTGGACCACATGACCGGCCGGTGCAGCGCAAAGGCCGGGGAAACCCTGCTCCTTGACGCACAGGAGAAGGCCTTGGCGGAGGAACCCGCATGA